In the Candidatus Angelobacter sp. genome, one interval contains:
- a CDS encoding ABC transporter substrate-binding protein has product MRNSPTTGLIVATAFSMALLTGCGKKPVAKEGGLTKIRVGYIGLTCEAPIFTAVEKGFFKEEGLDVSLVKCEWANYKDVLALGGFDVTHHLIMYFLKPIEQGLDVKFTGGIHRGCLRVQAPLNGNIRSIKDLRGKKIGVPGMGTPPFIFANRVLGANGIDPGKEITWLVFPAGELGLALDKGDVDAVADSEPIGSMLIAQGKVRNIADQAADLPYSTEYCCAVLVNGKFLAKNPKAAAAATRALLKAAKWVETNPAAAAKLSVEKKYLASNSEQNTIAISHLRYVPSVSGAETAVKLASSEMKNAGMLSPSTDVDDLARRAFAHLDGVTDEWLNSLQVEKVPGGQASLREDVRSYAKFDPSDPFCSACLVPPPTQ; this is encoded by the coding sequence ATGCGAAACAGCCCAACGACCGGATTGATCGTGGCGACTGCGTTCAGCATGGCGCTCCTGACCGGGTGCGGCAAAAAACCTGTCGCCAAGGAAGGCGGCCTGACCAAGATTCGCGTCGGTTATATCGGCCTGACGTGTGAAGCGCCCATTTTCACCGCCGTGGAAAAGGGCTTTTTCAAGGAGGAAGGGCTGGATGTGTCGCTCGTCAAATGCGAGTGGGCGAATTACAAGGATGTGCTTGCGCTTGGGGGGTTCGACGTGACCCATCACCTGATCATGTATTTTTTGAAACCCATTGAGCAAGGACTGGACGTGAAGTTCACCGGCGGCATTCATCGCGGGTGCCTGCGTGTCCAGGCGCCCTTGAACGGGAATATCCGCTCGATAAAAGATCTGCGCGGCAAAAAAATCGGGGTGCCGGGAATGGGCACACCGCCGTTCATCTTTGCCAACCGCGTGCTCGGAGCAAATGGAATAGATCCCGGCAAAGAAATCACCTGGCTGGTGTTTCCAGCGGGTGAACTGGGACTGGCCCTGGACAAGGGAGACGTGGATGCGGTGGCCGACTCGGAGCCGATCGGCAGCATGCTCATCGCGCAGGGCAAGGTCCGAAACATCGCGGACCAGGCGGCCGATCTGCCCTACAGCACCGAGTATTGTTGCGCCGTGCTGGTAAACGGAAAATTTCTCGCGAAAAATCCAAAGGCGGCGGCCGCAGCCACTCGAGCCCTGCTCAAGGCCGCCAAATGGGTTGAAACCAACCCGGCGGCGGCGGCGAAGCTGTCCGTGGAAAAAAAATATCTCGCTTCGAACTCCGAGCAGAACACGATTGCGATCTCACACCTGCGCTATGTGCCGAGCGTTTCCGGAGCCGAGACCGCCGTCAAACTCGCGTCCTCCGAAATGAAGAACGCAGGTATGCTCAGCCCCTCCACCGATGTGGATGACCTGGCCCGGCGCGCGTTCGCACATCTGGACGGTGTTACGGACGAATGGCTCAACTCGCTTCAGGTCGAAAAGGTCCCCGGCGGTCAGGCCTCGCTGCGTGAGGATGTTCGCAGCTACGCGAAGTTTGACCCCTCTGACCCGTTCTGCTCGGCCTGTCTTGTGCCTCCACCCACTCAATAG
- a CDS encoding ABC transporter permease subunit — translation MQETQPPVQTPVVAQQPRASGDADSPVTTGMRARILLAVPVTALVALATHACVSPKQPVPETRSYSVFLGLILVAAITASLVQPFWSGLRQWMKRMCPIIAAAILLLCLWEVITSGFRLLPLPYFPGPAGVLQSLLDDRATLFDSTWHSLLLLLSGYALGVVIALITGICIGWFAHVRYWGMPLLKIVGPIPATAWIPLAMVLSPSAMFSAVALIALAVWFPVTMLTVSGISNTRASYLDVARTLGARQAYLIFRVAIPAAMPNIFIGLFMGLGTSFLTLVVAETVGVKSGLGWYVAWAQGWAEYGKVYAALVIMAAFFSTIMTLLFKARDRVLVWQKGMIKW, via the coding sequence ATGCAAGAAACCCAGCCGCCGGTTCAGACGCCTGTTGTCGCGCAGCAGCCGCGCGCGTCTGGCGACGCCGATTCCCCGGTGACAACAGGGATGCGCGCCCGAATTCTGCTTGCCGTGCCGGTAACGGCGTTGGTCGCGCTCGCGACTCATGCCTGCGTTTCACCAAAACAACCGGTTCCGGAAACGCGCTCCTACTCGGTGTTTCTTGGGTTGATTCTCGTTGCAGCCATCACGGCTTCGCTGGTACAGCCGTTTTGGTCGGGGCTTCGCCAGTGGATGAAACGCATGTGCCCGATCATTGCGGCCGCTATCTTACTGCTGTGCTTATGGGAGGTGATAACGTCCGGTTTCCGTTTGCTTCCCCTGCCCTATTTTCCGGGCCCGGCCGGCGTGTTACAAAGTCTTCTGGATGATCGCGCGACCCTGTTCGACAGCACGTGGCATTCACTGCTGCTGCTGCTCTCGGGCTACGCGTTGGGAGTGGTCATCGCCCTGATCACCGGCATCTGCATCGGCTGGTTCGCACACGTCCGCTATTGGGGGATGCCTTTGTTGAAAATCGTCGGCCCGATTCCCGCGACTGCGTGGATCCCGCTGGCAATGGTGCTCTCTCCCTCGGCGATGTTCTCCGCCGTGGCGCTGATTGCACTCGCGGTGTGGTTCCCGGTGACGATGCTGACCGTGTCCGGCATCTCCAACACGCGCGCCTCCTACCTGGATGTCGCGCGCACTCTCGGCGCGCGGCAGGCATACCTCATTTTTCGCGTCGCGATTCCGGCCGCCATGCCGAACATCTTCATCGGCTTGTTCATGGGATTGGGCACGTCGTTTCTGACGCTCGTCGTGGCCGAGACCGTCGGTGTCAAATCCGGGCTGGGCTGGTACGTGGCCTGGGCGCAGGGTTGGGCGGAATACGGAAAGGTCTATGCCGCCCTGGTCATCATGGCCGCCTTTTTCTCGACCATCATGACGTTGCTGTTCAAAGCGCGCGACCGAGTGCTGGTTTGGCAGAAGGGAATGATCAAATGGTAA